A single genomic interval of Babylonia areolata isolate BAREFJ2019XMU chromosome 26, ASM4173473v1, whole genome shotgun sequence harbors:
- the LOC143300761 gene encoding uncharacterized protein LOC143300761, producing MASAADTELRQRLLPETENDGGERHSPDQPSLAELPYSGKVYMARKKKPDSLYVRVAEVLVVLGTIAFGLYCYYYFDNVHFHITHGYAHLGYATAQHQVGQRYLHGAGVEKHTGKAMEWFRKAANQGHAHAAYNLAVGHLKGYETDLQPGESHRLIHHAAAKGVKEAHEVLNTICTKGHCV from the exons ATGGCTTCAGCTGCAGACACTGAACTTCGACAGCGCCTTCTGCCAGAAACAGAGAATGATGGCGGGGAAAGACATTCGCCGGACCAGCCTTCGTTAGCTGAGTTGCCCTACAGCGGCAAAGTGTACATGGCCCGAAAAAAGAAGCCCGACTCTCTTTACGTACGCGTtgcagag GTGCTGGTAGTGTTGGGAACGATCGCTTTCGGcctgtactgctactactacttcgacAATGTGCACTTCCACATCACCCATGGCTACGCACATCTGGGCTACGCTACCGCCCAGCACCAAGTGGGACAGAGATATCTCCACG GAGCCGGTGTAGAGAAACACACAGGAAAAGCTATGGAATGGTTCAG GAAAGCTGCCAACCAAGGACATGCGCACGCTGCTTACAATCTGGCCGTAGGACATCTGAAAGGCTATGAAACTGACCTCCAACCTGG tgaatcgCACCGCCTGATCCACCATGCCGCAGCCAAGGGTGTGAAGGAAGCGCACGAGGTGCTGAACACCATCTGCACCAAAGGCCACTGCGTCTAG